ATTCttagctaaattttttaaaaaaaagcagtaaagGTCAGTGTCCAACAGAATTTATGACATCagtttttatatatcattcttttcttttctttccttctaaaagatttgcaatatttattaagataaaacgAAGTCAACATTCAGATTATCACTGACATTTGAGCGggaaataaaaacattagaaatataagaatttcaaaagatattcatTTAGCTTAAATGATTCTTCATGTTTGTCTAgatgaattttatgaatgattttccAGTCTTTAAAGccttagaattcattttaaattttgcatatttaggAATTCTAGATGTCGATACAATAACTTTCTATTATCTGATATGTATAACTATGGATAATAAGTATGGTTTAAGAATAAACGTATGAATCAACACTTGgatataaaaacaattcaaatgaaaGATGCTTCCTGACAAAAATGAGAGTTTTTtaggcaaatatattttatttagctgACGTAATTACAATAATGCATGTCAGAATTCTGTCATTTGCTATTTAACTCCTTattctatttcttattattttgttagATGCGCTCCAGGATTGTGTAATCTCACTCATTCTGGGGTGAATCTACAAAATACTTGAAGGATGCTATAGATTTCTGGTATCTTTGAGTGGTTTCGTTTCAAAAGTGATAGTTCAATGTCCTTATGACTTATGGGATAAAGGAGTCGAGACGCCAGATGGTTCCTTGAGGAATGTCCCTCACATAATCAgccatttaataattatttaaggaGAGAATATCAAATCAGTCTTtggatttcaattcaaaatggcAGTGTTAGGTTGCAATAGTATAATGTGAATTCCTCCCCTGCAGGACAGGAATGTCATCCCTCATCCGCACTTGAGGTGGACCGGAAAGAAAGTTCCTTACGTCGTCGATCCGTCGATCGGTAAGCATTGATTATCTCTACTTCATATGTGGTGCTCTAACCATTCTCATTTTATGCCTTTCCCTGGcattataagaaaacattttcccAACAGATCCgaacgtttaaaaaatattatcatttgcaGAAAGTGTTTGAAACTTTctgatcattttgaagaattcataaaACTTCATtagcttttatttctattacaatGCATTCAAAGTTTAGGGTGCAAACTGTTACGTAAAGAAAGCACCAAGAACAAGACAAAATCACATAAGATAACATTAAAAGATGCGGGACTGtttctaaaaaacatttgacGATGCTTTAAACTTGGCTAGTTTGTGGACAATTGAATAGCACAAAATCTGCAGCCATTCGTGATTGTGCGCGAGTGGTTGCGAAACTATTTGAAGACAAATAGCATTTCGTAGATGGTGGAAATCTCGTGACTGAATGGGTTGAACTTCGCCATCAATACATTGttgcagcgattctcaacctgtggggcgcacCCCCCTAGGGGGGCAtgagcacactagaaggggggtgcgagattattgaagaaaaaatattttaaaaaattgattaactgactgaaaggaaagcacacatacacatagaaagcaaaatacatttcggcatatttaagaaattattaaagtaaaacaacttactaaatcaaaacttacttaatcaaaacatactaaattaaaaacaaattgaataattattagtgactttcttgggcccttcttgcagagcaaagtttttcgaaggaaggcttaatattggAAATAGCCACTCTCAATTCTGTTTCTGTGTTTTGTCTTCAAAGacgccacagcagaaaatccagtttcacaaaggtaggatgttgaatggtaatagaatgtgaaatgtccttgtttttagtgcagaaaaatcatccttactcctgcccaaaattcaaatagtgatttattactaaattgtcttttagtttcgcctcTTGTcgtgaaatctatgaatttttcttcctcctcAGTTGAGAGTCCTTCGGGTCTTATGAAATagatccctaatccactcgtaacttgctatcagtttgtcgtcagcatgaaaatacttttttaaaattctttgccagcatggctaaaggATTTTCAATGggtacaaaaacaacttttacatgttcttcttcagccttataagttttagtacaatcattcacatttgcaaacattattaggttttttgctttaaatttttgttccacaattacaattttctacaaaaagcattaactttataattcgtatccaacatatgtgtattttcttcttggagttgaagattcaagttatttaatttctcgaatatgtcgaccaagtacctcaatttcctCAGAAATAAACCATCGCAAaaaatgtgtgcactgaggcgatttttgttttacaagtgctagtgtaccttggaatcttccggacatttaACGAgtaccatcggtgcatattccgaagCAATTTTTCccttctatgtttgcctcgttcataaaatcatttaaaatagcaaataatgcgagcgtggatgttttgagttctattggcttgcagaaaagtagttcttctactactgacatatcacaaattcgaacataggcaattaaatgagcatctttattactatctgttgcttcatcaagctgtatggaaaaacaatttgtcacgcaacttcgagaaaagctgacactgtacatcttcagcttcGACAATTCGACAagcaacagtatcatttaaaagaggTATGTactacaattattttgaaaaattatctccaaacatagtttctacaatctcaattgctgctggcaaaataagctctacaccaatggtgtgaggctttttacatctggctattttatatgaactttgtaagatgcaattaaagctttttttattcacagacaaagtttctttaaaaaatgatttttgctttatatatgattttaattttaattcgaagaattctctgggtttgttgacgtactcactatgaagcgtttaagtttattaggtatTAGGCCAACTGTGCTGTCTTAGGCcaacatttttaagcaaatgatactcaggggcctttcttcttcatttacttcaatactggtaaattcaaaatttaagtattcttgagaatatttccttgattttattttcggaatcacGCTCGTCTGCggacttgttgatgcttgactatcgtctaatgcttgcttacttccgcttaaaaatgtattcatgagtctgcataaatctgctgcagtgaatatttaatatggtgaattgcaattaacacgaatcCATATGTAACATACACATTCAAGATAGATTCGATaacgatagaaggatcgactcgaatgatactgactggaattgaaacttgcattatcgaacattttctttcttcctatgagaaaacatttgctccgcgcatgctcgagacgacatcggtcgtgtggattcccttccacaaacattacttatttttttctcttttgtttagtcatttagtaaattttatttctttaattattcaaaaaaatgtattcctagctcaccccgtctaggttaactttcaaaaacgaatttttctactttcatatttttttaacgttatctccctgtttggagttcatttcaaatataatatttaaattttctccactttcattcgcttcatctgttaaCCGCCCGCTTGTCCAAATTGCAAGATGTGATTTCTCGCCAACGTTAGCGGctcacttttactcttgttttggcagttagttaaaaataattaaaaacagaatccaaaatactcaatttacattattgttgtatacattttattgtaagcggcgGGGGGgccgatgaaaattatgattaaaaactgGGCCaagaatactgaaaggttgagaaacgctgcacTGTTGTATGTTCTCTGAACATAATCAAAATATGAATCATTTGTGTTGATCAGTGGAAATGGATCCACAAAATACtcaagtattttgtaaatactcaaaatattcaggcttttttttctttctcgcatGCTTTTTAAAAACGATTCTATCGCCCTCAAAAAATTTCGGATAAGGCAGAGAACGGCTTGCATCCCAGTGGTGTACAATAGATAAGAAATATGAATGTTTGTCGACAGGTAGTTagcatttttgataaatatatcgTATGTTTTTTGGCGAGTGTTTTTGGGACGAATACCTGGTAAGCgcttaatagtatccgaaaatcgtaTTTATGCTTTAAACGCGTTTTTCCAATCcgattgaaagtaaaatttgacaCCACTGCAGACCCAAAATCTCATATCCAATTCGATGTATTCcactcattgcgtttttgagttatcacattggCGTGCTTCTGAAaccctcattggatttggctcaaaattggagAAATGTTCACACTCTAGACGAGTTCCGAATTTCACCCATTCaggctttcttcgttttgtatgCAATCGACTTTCTTTGaatagatttggctcaaaagtgGACAGAAACCTACAAATGtcgtccatctagctcaaagcagttttgagttttCTCACAGGCAGAAATCAggccaaaaatgtgtctttcgaaaTCAGAGAGATTCGAAACGTCGAAAACTCGAATTCGAATGGTTACAATACTTTCACTGCACTTcgtatgaaagaaagtaaaaacagtGTTTCACGTTTTCCAAAATGACTCTGGTCACCTTCTTGAATGGCTTTGAGGTGTCATTCCTTTCAGTTTGTGAATTGCTTCAACATTTCAGAGgattatttttggaatgatgaacAGGAATATATTGGAATctttatcatttattgaaatcTTCTGGTTTTCAGCTGGGTACAATGGCCTTATCCTCTCCGCCATGAACGATTACCACACAAAGACCTGCGTCCGATTCGTCCCAAGGACATTCGAAACTAACTACATCAGGATCTTCCCTGGACAAGGGTACGTATGTATGCAATGTGATTTTCTTCAGTAACATATCTTTTTCGCTTCGATAACAGCTTAAAAAATGAACTTCTAGTATTAAAGTAACTATTATGATACATTTTTGCATTCTCTCCGTTCACGCATTACTTTCTATTAAAGTCTTtccattcttaaataattattaatttaaataattgttaattaataatatttattatttttcaaaactgagaactaaGCTTCGTAACTTCGTAAtaatgcaagaattttaaaaaccacatgtgattcagaaaaaaaatcttatcaaaattcagcttatttgACAGACAGAAATTCTGAACATCaaagattttattgcaaaaagaactgaatataaaaattatttatttggaatttactTGAAGCTGCATtcttactaaatatatatttttttaatcacatagGGGATATTAAATACcgcttttaaattcattcattttattattaactccATTTAAACAgccattttttaaatcagttttgaataataagtgtagtttgaaatgatttattatgaaaatataattaaatgtcacTGAAGAATGGATTTAATTCAGCGATTCTTTGCCAAATCATCCGTTTGGCAGGAAGCTTTCAAATgacaagaattttcttttaactagATTTAGAGCATTTATTCagattgtttcataatttatcatGTGTTCATAATTTATCACGCCCTCGATTGCGTACTTTTCTAAAGCTTTTGAATCATTAAGAAATAACCAGTTAGAGCAACACTTGCCTAAGTTCGAAAGTTAAAAACTCATTACTGAGCGGTATGAAATTTCTTGCGATTacattaatcttcatttaaaaaaataaaaaaaaattataataataaaaacgtctGATTTTTTCTCCAGATGTTACTCTAATGTCGGTATGATAGGCGGTCAGCAACCAGTGTCATTAGGTCAAGGATGCATGTTTAGAGGAACCATCGTGCACGAGTTGGGCCACGCTATCGGTTTCTTCCACGAACAGAACAGATCAGACAGAGACCAGTACCTGATTATCTACTGGGAAAACATTCAACAAGGTGAGACCTCTCCCTTCACAAATATTTATGATACACGAAACCATGAACGAACTGATATTTGCCACGCTGTTCATGAACATTAAAATGTCGCCTGCCAGCAGTTTCGAGAAGAAAGCCGGCGCAGGGAAGAAGTTcggaattataaaaatgttgcagGGGACTGATCAGTAGACGACCGAGCACTAAAACATAACATTTTGGTATATAAAAACTACAGCTTTCAAGCAATTACATTTAATAtcgaattcttttaattattcgaTTGAGTCATTCATATAAGATGGAATCGTTGTCAAATCCTGAACGAAATAAGAAATACATCCTTTTCAATAACGGATGAGTCGTTGGAATCTTTAAAGATTTATCATTTACGTGGCAGGAtctattcattatatataaaattcatttgcatttaaacgAACTTTGTATTCAACTGGAGCATTTTCATGCTTCTTTAAAAATTGACCTTTCATTGGATAGATCGAAActcaatacattttgaaatttagttaaatagtttttattgttgttgggtttttttaaattatttctagtcGTAAAATAAGATGCCCTTGTATTAACTTTTCTGGTTTTTACTTTTAATGAGTCAAGTATCGAGACAAAAAGAGTAGACATTCATCCATTTCCTGCCATAATGTACAAATGAGCCATAATATAACGTGAGGTATTTGGAGTCTGAATTCAAAAAGTCTATTCCACCATGTGTATCCCTATTTGGTCTATATACTATTCCGGCCATAgatttctgtttattaaaatcGACTTACAATATGTCTCTGTGCACGGGGTTATTCAAGTCGGGAACTTTCACCACActggaagtaaaattttcatcttGACAGTGATGAATAAAAATAGCACTTTGACACATCTTTCTTCCAACAGGTATGGACACTCAGTTCTTCCTGCTGAAGCCTCATGAAAACTTGCTTCTGGACAGATTCGACTACAACTCCATCATGTTGTACGGCAACACCGCCTTTTCCCGGGATGGCCGATCCTTTACCATGAAGGCCAGGACCGGGGTCCCCCTGCTCGAGACCTACGACAAGCAAGGACTCAGCTCCAGTGACGTCATCAGAGTCAGGAAGATGTACAACTGCTAAAGCAGAAagatttatgttttcttttacctGACGAATTCCAGTATCAAACATTCATTTGCTCTGGCACcctgttgaatttttttcttttttgcaataaaGTTGCATTTTAGGCAAATATGTGTGGTCATTCGGCaggatttattcaaaaaattctttcggAGCTGCTCTTGTACGCTTTCAATATGATCTCTTGGTTAGTGAACTCTTTTCTTCCTCTTTAATGTCTTGATCTTCGATTTCTTTATCACTCCTAAATAATTCAgacatgttattttattttttaaatgtattattttatttgttatttgaaaaattattcctcAGAGTTTTCTCAAATCTTTTTCATCCTGAAAATCGCATTATTTCTGTAGCGAGACTAGAAGAAATGAACTCTATTCGATAAGATTTTATAGCGTCATTTCTGGTTTCTAAAGGAAATTCCCTCATTGTGGTCaaccaaatttttatcaaactatTACTACAATATACAGCCTAATATATGTAAATCTCTGATAATGTTAAATAATGTGCTATATATGTGTCTGtatgcgcgcgcgcgcgtgtgtgtgtgttggggcTCTACAAGCAGACCGTTTGTCCCTATCTTCGAAATTTAGTAAAATGTACAACTCGTAGtagttttttaagtttttatgaattaaaaatgaaataagttttggCGTTTCCCCGCGATAAGTCTTGAAAATGCAATTGCACAAAACTAATTTGTgtgccattaaatttttttaaaaataacttttgattgaTACCGATTTATTTGtcgtatcatttttttttctaaattttgacaattttttaaaattaggaaatattttgaaattatatgtttaatttttcattgaaatcagtaacttttttcattatttcatcaaatattgaatggCGTTATTTTCTTCTACTATTTTGAACTAgaaaagaaggattctgtttaatatctgagttatttatatgaaagtgaagttacaataccatgaaaattaaacaatgaattaCCTTGCAATATCTTTACTTTAATAGCATTATCTTATCATGGAAAACTTGACTTTGTTAGGAGAGTTCATATAATGAAGGGACAGACCAGatatagtgatatttaaataaaactgctttGATGTCCGACACAATCTGATACTTAAAAATGCTTTCTCGGAGTAATCGCGGGCATTAAATGAAGCGCAAGAGATTCAATTGGTAATGATTCAAACCGCATTCCAGATGAACCGGCTGCTTTCTGAAGATGGCCAATAATAGAAACATGCATGTGCTGGGGGCGCTACGGAAGAAACTGTTgcacctagagctaccaaatttgatacattcatATTTTGGAGATGTGTACTtcaaagctatttatttttaaaaaaaatttaactagtgttttatttaatattaaaattaagtgaaaataggcctttttcctattataaattgaaaaaatactgaagcataaaaattatttttacatcatcgtaaaatttaaaaaaatgcatcgtttctgagacataatttttttttaacatatacttttttttattttcattcaaatttcaaaaacttttttaaacatattttacaaaaacatatttcattgttgaagtgaaattcaaatattttccattcatACGAATATGCATTCACGGCTTCTCATCCATTGCTGAGGATCAGGATCACTTTTCCatgcatcaatatttttaatacaatttttgaaattttgttgtgcTTACAATTACAGTTTAAGCTCGTAatcaaacaaaattgaaattttttgtatttttaatcgcGGAGAAGCAACTAGTCGGTAAAgacagtttataaaaaataaaatggtaaagaGAATAGTGAATTTTGGCTTAGATATATGAATAATTTGTGTTATCATTTCTAGCAGCCTGTGACCGTAATTatctaatggaaaaaaatagttaGTCCTCACTCCTCGAAAGTCTATAAAGGTAGTTAAAAAGGATGAACCGGCTGCATATCCAGACGATTATATAGATCAAGCTACTTAATTAACTCATTTTTcgtaattcaataaaatacaagaCTACTTAAAAGGCTACATAATATGTGCagacacattaattaaaataattttctttggttTCAATCAAtgcccaaattttattttattaccccTCTGGATAAAGGAAACGAAAACGGAGGAACTAATCCGCTGGATGTACACGATGATTCGAGAGAATGGCTTTGCATAACAGGAAAATCGTATAGACtacaaaaagattataaaattgaaCGGTTCAACTGAATCCAGAATTCTTAAACTTTTTCCATTCGTCATCACATTTcgactataaaaatatttcgtatgtACAAGTAAACCTAATTTAAAGtgaaatgtgttttaattttaaaatatgctccatcaaatagcattttaataataaatttattacaaattccaTAGTCATAAACACGAAGCTGGATAGATAAGTTATGGATATAtaagtttgatatatatatatatatatatatatatatatatatatatatatatatatatatatatatatatatatatatatatatatatatatgtaagggGACATCCAGTGACGAAGCTTGTCAGGCTCAATTTCTGATCCACGCTCAAAGAGTTTTATATCGTATGGAACCTCTTCCATTCTGAATACAATATGAAGCATGTCCTATGCACCACTATTGCCCGTTTTCATGAGAAATCGAAAATACATTACTCTGTACAGTCTCTGAGAAGAAAAATATCGGCATTGTTCCTGGATGCAACTATTGTAAGGATTTCGAAAAAGTTTGCTTTATACGAATACTTTTGATCTCTTTGCATGTCATGATTGGTCGTCTATCTCTTTCCtgtatattttgagaaatattggaaattaaaattttgaaacaacctTTAATCAGTATACCTGGAATGATATCCCTAATTTTTGTCTCCTGCTTGATAATTTCGCCACTTTGAAATGAAAGAACGCTCTATTATTATTGTTCAGCTTTTACTTATAGTGCTGTAGCTAATATTTTGTTATACTTTTTCTGTTG
Above is a genomic segment from Argiope bruennichi chromosome 1, qqArgBrue1.1, whole genome shotgun sequence containing:
- the LOC129987773 gene encoding astacin-like metalloprotease toxin 5, with the translated sequence MFFVALAGLVVLASATKDLDVNLGNLPLQNPDLFGGDMLGVDVSDRNVIPHPHLRWTGKKVPYVVDPSIAGYNGLILSAMNDYHTKTCVRFVPRTFETNYIRIFPGQGCYSNVGMIGGQQPVSLGQGCMFRGTIVHELGHAIGFFHEQNRSDRDQYLIIYWENIQQGMDTQFFLLKPHENLLLDRFDYNSIMLYGNTAFSRDGRSFTMKARTGVPLLETYDKQGLSSSDVIRVRKMYNC